In Montipora capricornis isolate CH-2021 chromosome 4, ASM3666992v2, whole genome shotgun sequence, a single genomic region encodes these proteins:
- the LOC138047395 gene encoding uncharacterized protein yields the protein MALRLHNTRRLDDNTTCFSFIFEDFSSIGASVYSKPFNFAASRWRLQGGIKGGKFGVFLRWLGGGQYNDKVKCKIRCTLEVINNRDPSKSVRAGNANDVDEFPKVGFGVGWSSLITTEEIQRLDSGFLDENSLFVEIKCSPVNIVFEDKLVINVSSRTSYVTSSKFSLHGEEWYLVLYPKGEPRDNNEPNADFAAAYLHREEPSMLRFKATYSIYVRGGREVQVTHHFCDSNASTAFGIEKFVRSKDLKAISKGGMVSIGVKITSIDPYYYFGFDTTNWSPPNNMGNECFIDDAYPLAFKPGSNDKKALDFSLMFDPKSKHADLEDSAYYVKIQWSVRLFCFKDDNRSVTGNSWDVPGRSAFCFSQDEMTMNTSLELNEVLNPYSPYLDDEKHLCVQLMIKNTNEVYDPLLINSDKHSVAKLREMNAQTKAAVEKFWKFQLENATAEKDQLLADKDEELAAREEELKQKEQAIQALEKEISESNEYLAEIESTVDEIDGKKVSSIKDLVQEAQPEEEQLQKQQEVAEKLKAFMMEHLPFTVSRISVVGSAGQGTSIKGYQELDLAVFLKDLPRTEHKSWLPAIVFTFKTLLKQEGSRSAENSDDKQLTATKLPPCSDFVTTQTTVEFKCNNVNVVVLPINDWEPIGGFEALYKQSMSQPADGQMFYNVAVCERQTEFISKQNPKCKDLIRIVKNWTNTVSWRNTSSKPSHYLLSLLVTAAYQVVNEGGETEAVRADKDVFLELADMVGDESLEVFWNEYYLADDYPHEHRPIAFKLPIVQDPAIPTHNVASVGLEDWAQFRRELSKWVAKLTL from the exons ATGGCATTACGATTGCATAACACAAGGCGTCTAGACGACAACACGACCTGTTTCAGTTTCATCTTTGAAGACTTTTCAAGCATTGGAGCAAGTGTGTACTCGAAGCCGTTCAATTTCGCCGCATCAAGGTGGCGTTTGCAAGGCGGCATCAAAGGAGGAAAGTTCGGTGTGTTCTTAAGGTGGCTCGGCGGTGGCCAGTACAATGATAAAGTAAAATGCAAGATTCGATGCACATTAGAAGTTATCAATAACAGGGACCCGTCTAAGTCTGTGAGAGCTGGGAACGCAAACGACGTTGACGAGTTTCCTAAAGTTGGGTTCGGAGTCGGCTGGAGTTCCTTGATCACAACAGAGGAAATCCAGAGGCTCGATTCAGGGTTTTTGGATGAGAACAGTTTGTTCGTTGAGATCAAATGTTCACCTgtcaatattgtttttgaagACAAATTGGTTATAAATGTGTCATCTCGCACAAGCTATGTCACTAGCTCAAAGTTTTCTTTGCACGGGGAAGAATGGTATCTGGTGCTGTACCCAAAAGGAGAGCCAAGAGACAACAACGAACCAAATGCTGACTTTGCGGCTGCATACCTGCATAGGGAAGAGCCTTCCATGTTAAGATTCAAAGCCACCTACTCCATTTATGTGCGCGGAGGTCGAGAAGTACAAGTGACGCATCATTTCTGCGACAGCAATGCCAGCACAGCGTTTGGTATCGAGAAGTTTGTTCGCAGCAAAGATCTTAAAGCTATCTCTAAAGGAGGCATGGTATCAATCGGTGTAAAGATCACAAGCATTGatccttattattattttggtttcGACACCACAAACTGGTCTCCACCCAACAACATGGGCAATGAGTGCTTCATTGATGATGCGTACCCTTTAGCATTCAAACCCGGATCCAACGATAAGAAAGCGCTGGATTTTAGCTTAATGTTCGATCCAAAGAGCAAGCACGCAGATTTAGAAGATAGCGCGTATTACGTGAAGATTCAGTGGAGTGTtcgtttattttgctttaagGATGACAACAGAAGCGTTACGGGGAACTCGTGGGATGTTCCCGGCAGAAGTGCATTCTGTTTTAGTCAAGATGAGATGACTATGAACACAAGTTTGGAATTGAACGAG GTATTAAACCCTTACAGCCCGTACTTGGATGATGAGAAACATTTGTGTGTTCAGTTGATGATTAAAAACACCAACGAAGTTTACGATCCATTATTGATTAACTCGGACAAACACAGCGTCGCAAAGCTGAGGGAGATGAACGCGCAAACAAAGGCAGCAGTTGAAAAGTTTTG GAAATTTCAATTGGAAAACGCGACAGCGGAGAAGGATCAGCTCCTGGCAGATAAAGATGAGGAATTAGCAGCCAGAGAAGAGGAACTAAAGCAAAAGGAGCAAGCGATTCAAGCTCTGGAAAAGGAGATCAGTGAAAGCAATGAATATCTGGCTGAGATCGAGAGCACGGTAGATGAG ATTGATGGCAAGAAAGTTAGCAGCATTAAAGATCTTGTGCAAGAAGCTCAACCGGAGGAGGAACAACTTCAAAAACAGCAGGAAGTTGCCGAAAAATTGAAAGCCTTCATGATG GAACACTTGCCATTCACTGTAAGCCGTATTTCAGTGGTTGGTAGCGCTGGACAGGGTACAAGCATCAAAGGATACCAGGAACTCGACTTAGCAGTCTTTCTAAAAG ACCTTCCCAGAACCGAACACAAGAGTTGGTTGCCCGCAATAGTTTTTACCTTTAAAACACTCTTGAAACAAGAAGGATCCAGATCAGCTGAAAACAGTGATGACAAGCAACTCACAGCCACCAAATTGCCACCATGTTCAGACTTTGTGACAACTCAGACAACTGTTGAGTTCAAATGCAACAATGTCAATGTTGTGGTGTTGCCAATCAACGACTGGGAGCCAATAGGAGGCTTTGAAGCTTTATACAAACAGAGCATGAGTCAACCAGCAGATGGACAGATGTT TTATAATGTGGCTGTCTGTGAAAGACAAACTGAGTTCATTTCCAAGCAGAATCCAAAG TGCAAGGATCTGATCCGGATTGTTAAGAACTGGACTAACACTGTttcctggcgcaatacctcatCAAAACCGAGTCATTACTTACTGTCATTATTGGTCACAGCTGCTTATCAAGTGGTCAATGA GGGAGGTGAAACTGAAGCAGTAAGAGCAGACAAGGATGTGTTTTTGGAATTGGCAGACATGGTTGGTGATGAATCATTAGA AGTATTTTGGAATGAGTATTACCTGGCAGACGACTATCCACATGAACATCGTCCCATCGCATTTAAGCTGCCAATTGTTCAGGATCCTGCCATTCCAACACATAATGTTGCATCTGTTGGACTTGAGGACTGGGCCCAATTTAGGAGAGAGCTGTCAAAATGGGTTGCAAAGTTGACTCTTTAG